A region of Malaclemys terrapin pileata isolate rMalTer1 chromosome 5, rMalTer1.hap1, whole genome shotgun sequence DNA encodes the following proteins:
- the ETNPPL gene encoding ethanolamine-phosphate phospho-lyase: MSELYSKAETLELRRRHIGPSCKVFFAKDPIKIVRAQGQYMYDENGEKYLDCINNVAHVGHSHPDVIKAAVKQMELLNTNSRFLHDNLVQYAKRLTATLPEKLSICYFVNSGSEANDLALRLARQYRGHQDVITLDHAYHGHVSSLIDISPYKFNQLGKEGKKEFVHVAPSPDIYRGKYREDHPDPASAYADDVKKIIEEAEKDGRKIAAFIAESMQSCGGQIIPPAGYFQKVAEYVHKAGGIFIADEVQVGFGRVGKHFWGFQLQGKDFVPDIVTMGKPIGNGHPMSCVVTTREIAEAFGASGLEYFNTFGGNPVSCAIGLAVLDVIEKEDLQGNAIRVGNYLTELLNKQKEKHPLIGDVRGIGLFVGVDLVKDQQKRTPATAEAQHIIYKLKEQRILLSADGPHRNILKFKPPMCFTMEDAKLVVDQTDELLTALEEATGARTGNGRSSTAQHKRKMTNEGNSQSDCISESINHINGTACRQKNGFYADNRAVPCKRIRT, encoded by the exons ATGAGCGAGCTGTACAGCAAGGCGGAGACCCTGGAGCTGAGGAGAAGGCACATCGG ACCTTCATGCAAAGTTTTCTTTGCTAAAGACCCTATCAAGATAGTGCGTGCTCAGGGGCAGTATATGTATGATGAGAACGGAGAAAAATACCTGGATTGTATCAACAACGTTGCACATG TTGGCCACAGCCATCCAGATGTGATAAAGGCTGCAGTGAAACAGATGGAACTGCTCAACACCAATTCCCGATTCCTGCATGACAACCTTGTCCAGTATGCAAAGCGCCTCACAGCTACCCTACCAGAGAAACTCtccatttgctattttgttaacTCTGG ATCTGAAGCCAATGATCTCGCCTTACGACTGGCTCGGCAGTATCGTGGACACCAAGATGTGATCACCCTTGACCA TGCTTACCATGGTCATGTTTCTTCTCTGATTGACATTAGTCCATATAAATTTAatcagctggggaaggagggcaaaAAAGAGTTTGTGCATGTG GCTCCTTCTCCAGATATCTACAGAGGAAAATACAGGGAAGATCATCCAGATCCAGCAAGTGCTTATGCAGATGATGTGAAAAAGATTATTGAAGAAGCTGAGAAGGATGGGCGCAAG ATTGCGGCCTTTATTGCTGAATCCATGCAGAGTTGCGGAGGCCAAATAATTCCACCTGCAGGCTACTTCCAGAAAGTGGCAGA ATATGTGCATAAGGCAGGTGGCATATTCATAGCTGATGAAGTCCAGGTTGGTTTTGGTCGAGTTGGGAAACATTTTTGGGGTTTCCAGTTGCAAGGCAAAGACTTCGTACCTGACATTGTCACCATGGGAAAGCCAATTGGCAATGGCCATCCAATGTCTTGTGTGGTTACAACAAGAGAGATTGCTGAAGCCTTCGGTGCCTCTGGATTGGAATATTTCAACACG TTTGGAGGCAATCCAGTGTCCTGTGCTATTGGCTTGGCTGTGCTTGATGTAATTGAAAAAGAAGATCTCCAAGGAAATGCCATACGAGTAGGGAATTATCTAACAGAGCTGctgaacaaacaaaaggaaaaacatcCTTTAATAGGAGATGTCAG GGGTATCGGTTTGTTTGTTGGAGTAGATCTGGTGAAGGATCAACAAAAGAGAACACCTGCAACAGCTGAAGCTCAGCATATCATCTACAA ACTGAAAGAACAGCGGATCCTCCTGAGTGCTGATGGACCCCATAGAAACATTCTGAAATTTAAACCACCGATGTGCTTCACTATGGAAGATGCAAAGCTTGTAGTGGACCAGACTGATGAACTCCTCACAG CTTTGGAAGAAGCAACTGGAGCCAGGACAGGAAATGGAAGATCTTCAACTGCACAACATAAAAGAAAA ATGACTAATGAAGGGAATTCCCAGTCAGACTGCATTAGTGAAAGCATCAACCATATCAACGGAACTGCCTGCAGACAAAAAAATGGCTTCTACGCTGATAACCGTGCAGTGCCTTGTAAAAGGATCAGAACATGA